One Solanum pennellii chromosome 10, SPENNV200 genomic region harbors:
- the LOC107032430 gene encoding peptidyl-prolyl cis-trans isomerase-like produces the protein MANPKVFFDLTIGGQAAGRVVMELFNDATPKTAENFRALCTGEKGVGKAGKPLHYKGSSFHRVIPGFMCQGGDFTAGNGTGGESIYGSKFADENFVKKHTGPGILSMANAGPGTNGSQFFICTAKTEWLDGKHVVFGQVVEGMDVIKKAEAVGSSSGKCSKAVVVADCGQLS, from the coding sequence ATGGCAAACCCTAAAGTTTTCTTCGACCTTACCATCGGAGGTCAAGCTGCCGGCCGTGTAGTAATGGAGTTGTTCAATGATGCAACTCCTAAAACAGCGGAAAATTTCCGAGCACTCTGTACGGGAGAGAAAGGCGTAGGGAAGGCCGGCAAGCCGTTACACTACAAAGGATCAAGTTTCCACCGTGTGATCCCAGGATTTATGTGCCAAGGAGGTGATTTCACTGCCGGAAACGGTACCGGTGGTGAATCAATCTACGGCTCCAAATTCGCAGACGAGAATTTCGTCAAAAAGCATACTGGTCCTGGAATCCTCTCCATGGCTAATGCCGGACCTGGAACTAACGGATCACAGTTTTTCATCTGTACGGCGAAGACTGAGTGGCTTGATGGAAAACACGTTGTGTTTGGGCAAGTGGTTGAAGGCATGGACGTGATTAAGAAAGCGGAGGCCGTTGGATCTAGCTCCGGTAAGTGCTCGAAAGCAGTTGTGGTGGCTGATTGTGGCCAACTTTCCTAG